A single window of uncultured Methanospirillum sp. DNA harbors:
- a CDS encoding type II secretion system F family protein, giving the protein MNSYERFCFNLLGSRMLARRDKYFDLIANLRSARMGITFEAYLATAIITSAIVGVVGSILVALIVYLLNVPALITFKGNIPQDIASGINQFSVYSLVAGTIIAGVVSFITFGGFTYLIYLIYPSVVAGSRRRDIESSLPYAINYLAAMSTAGIPPAEVFRQLGSSTIYGESSVEARYVSLEIDVFGKDLIEALKTVSMATPSQRMREFMQGAIGSVASGSNISEYFKTKAEQYTYENRQTQKQFLDTLALVSESYVTALVAGTLFLILIQSVMSILSGEGTPFFLYIIIYLIIPFGSVMFVVMIDAMTPEW; this is encoded by the coding sequence ATGAACTCGTATGAACGGTTCTGCTTCAACCTGCTCGGGAGCAGGATGCTTGCCAGGCGTGACAAGTATTTTGATCTGATCGCAAATCTCCGTTCTGCCAGGATGGGGATAACATTTGAGGCATATCTCGCAACAGCAATCATAACCTCTGCTATTGTCGGGGTTGTCGGCTCTATCCTCGTTGCACTGATTGTATACCTGCTCAATGTTCCTGCCCTAATTACGTTCAAAGGAAATATTCCGCAGGACATAGCCTCCGGCATAAACCAGTTTTCGGTCTATTCCCTGGTAGCAGGTACAATAATTGCAGGAGTCGTCTCGTTCATCACCTTTGGCGGGTTCACATATCTGATCTACCTCATCTATCCGTCAGTTGTGGCCGGGTCACGGCGGAGGGACATCGAGTCAAGCCTGCCGTACGCAATCAACTACCTCGCAGCGATGTCTACTGCCGGGATTCCACCAGCAGAGGTCTTCAGGCAACTGGGAAGTTCCACGATCTATGGTGAGTCTTCTGTTGAGGCGAGGTATGTCTCCCTTGAGATCGATGTGTTTGGAAAAGACCTCATCGAGGCACTCAAAACTGTCTCGATGGCGACCCCGAGCCAGAGGATGCGGGAGTTCATGCAGGGAGCGATCGGAAGTGTGGCTTCGGGCTCCAACATCTCTGAGTACTTCAAGACAAAGGCAGAGCAGTATACATACGAGAACAGACAGACCCAGAAGCAGTTCCTTGATACTCTTGCCCTGGTCTCTGAAAGTTATGTAACTGCCCTTGTAGCAGGAACTCTCTTCCTGATTCTGATCCAGTCTGTGATGTCGATTCTTTCAGGAGAAGGAACCCCGTTCTTTCTCTATATCATTATCTACCTGATCATCCCGTTCGGGAGTGTAATGTTTGTGGTCATGATCGATGCAATGACGCCGGAGTGGTAG
- a CDS encoding DUF4114 domain-containing protein has product MNKKQHQIRLTGIFVLFLVIIGTVAITSAADIYTGKGKPQSVDIYINDIPYGASLGGEVQSGTGTKSVNDFRAIVDDEQHPDPSYYVEASNPSTEGPTPTPTPIPVATTVIPIDKGGVGSTLCVTDNTSEIIVDFAFSDAWYKSVYSLSSPNNIAIGDSKSAYSGGTTRKSLGNFSIGTELKFADAVYDGSTYKGTYYTGSASRNPDDYVHAAITLKNETGTHFKYLVSFEDASGGGDNDFNDVEFYVSGGVSTKCSSTGGAGSLIPESVDVCKCNSSYNKGNQRTCIALFTYRNVAGVQYEIPINGKSLPWNEFTGSGMVGKSRCQPELFYVTESKNSPFWTTRFWNNIKWKLGYDKSVLVKCDSGTRDCTSAEMPNCTSCTG; this is encoded by the coding sequence ATGAACAAAAAACAACACCAGATCAGATTAACTGGTATTTTTGTTCTTTTTCTGGTAATTATCGGAACTGTGGCAATTACATCAGCTGCTGACATTTACACAGGAAAAGGCAAACCTCAATCTGTGGATATCTATATCAACGATATCCCGTATGGAGCATCCCTCGGTGGGGAAGTCCAATCAGGTACCGGTACAAAGAGTGTTAACGATTTCAGGGCGATTGTCGATGATGAACAGCATCCGGATCCCTCGTATTATGTGGAGGCGTCTAATCCAAGTACAGAGGGCCCTACTCCGACACCAACTCCGATACCCGTTGCAACAACTGTGATTCCAATTGACAAAGGAGGAGTTGGATCTACCCTTTGTGTTACAGATAACACAAGTGAAATTATTGTTGATTTCGCGTTTTCTGATGCATGGTATAAGAGCGTGTACTCATTGTCCAGCCCAAATAATATCGCAATCGGAGACTCAAAATCTGCATACTCCGGGGGTACTACCCGCAAATCTCTAGGAAATTTTTCAATAGGCACAGAACTTAAATTTGCGGATGCAGTATATGACGGGAGCACGTACAAAGGAACCTATTACACAGGTTCAGCATCGAGAAACCCGGATGACTATGTCCATGCAGCGATTACGCTAAAAAATGAAACAGGAACGCACTTTAAATACCTGGTAAGTTTCGAAGATGCCTCTGGAGGAGGAGATAACGACTTCAACGATGTTGAATTTTACGTAAGTGGCGGTGTTTCAACTAAATGTTCCAGTACAGGTGGAGCTGGTTCACTTATCCCGGAGTCTGTGGATGTTTGTAAATGTAATAGTTCATACAATAAAGGTAATCAGAGGACTTGTATAGCATTATTTACCTACCGCAATGTTGCCGGGGTCCAGTATGAGATACCCATCAATGGCAAGAGCCTTCCATGGAATGAGTTCACCGGATCCGGAATGGTGGGGAAGAGCCGATGTCAGCCCGAATTGTTCTATGTTACTGAATCGAAGAACTCTCCATTCTGGACAACCAGATTCTGGAACAATATAAAATGGAAATTAGGGTATGACAAGAGTGTTCTGGTTAAATGTGATTCCGGTACCCGTGATTGCACGAGTGCTGAGATGCCAAATTGCACCAGTTGCACTGGATAA
- a CDS encoding magnesium transporter CorA family protein, whose product MITQYITTSDGLTEIEDFRPGCWVKVVNPTEKEIAYLVGQFGMPIDFLTDPLDVDERARFEVDEGNTLILIRSARREPEEAAIPYITLPIGIILTQELIITVTLTEVDVMEEFLSGWVRNHDTRQRTRFVLQLCYRTALRFLRYLKEINRMTGVIERNLHRSTTNDQLLGLFNLQKSLVYFTTSLRSNSLMVEKFSYQSVLDMTDEEHDLYEEMVIENKQALEMANIYTSILTGMTGTFASIINNNVNVVMKLLTSVTILIALPTMIASIYGMNVSLPFQEVPHAFLFVMGTALSLSAVGLFVLLKWKVL is encoded by the coding sequence ATGATCACCCAGTACATCACCACAAGCGATGGCCTCACCGAGATAGAGGACTTCAGGCCGGGATGCTGGGTCAAGGTTGTCAACCCGACCGAGAAAGAGATTGCCTACCTTGTCGGCCAGTTCGGCATGCCCATCGACTTTCTTACTGACCCGCTTGATGTTGATGAGCGGGCCCGGTTCGAGGTCGATGAGGGTAACACCCTGATCCTTATCAGGTCTGCACGACGGGAACCGGAAGAAGCGGCAATCCCGTACATAACCCTGCCAATAGGCATCATCCTCACCCAGGAACTCATCATAACCGTCACTCTCACTGAAGTCGATGTCATGGAAGAGTTTCTGTCCGGATGGGTGAGGAACCATGATACAAGACAGCGGACCCGGTTTGTTCTCCAGCTCTGTTACCGTACCGCACTGCGGTTCCTGCGGTATCTCAAGGAGATCAACCGGATGACCGGGGTCATTGAACGCAATCTTCACCGTTCAACCACCAACGACCAGCTCCTCGGACTGTTTAACCTTCAGAAGAGTCTGGTTTACTTCACCACATCGCTCCGGTCAAACTCCCTGATGGTTGAGAAGTTCTCATACCAGAGCGTGCTTGATATGACCGACGAGGAGCATGATCTGTACGAAGAGATGGTGATCGAGAATAAACAGGCACTTGAGATGGCAAATATCTATACCTCTATCCTTACCGGCATGACCGGAACATTTGCCTCGATCATCAACAACAATGTCAACGTGGTGATGAAACTCCTCACCAGCGTGACGATACTTATTGCCCTCCCAACGATGATCGCAAGTATCTACGGTATGAATGTTTCACTCCCCTTTCAGGAAGTTCCGCATGCATTCCTCTTTGTCATGGGAACTGCCCTCAGTCTCTCTGCAGTCGGTTTATTTGTTCTGCTCAAGTGGAAGGTGCTTTAA
- a CDS encoding CHASE4 domain-containing protein translates to MRLYAKTILIIGITVLTIAAILLVTFEFTVMGSLSGLEQEYALEDLHRAENSVYGEGTRLAGISQDWAVWDDTYNYMISGNPEYISSNFAPSTLRGLNLYSIALYNLNGTLVSGISTAQHNITSDPMPENMVRLLQENPLLSESHAGIHGIVMDDLTPLVVSSHPILNSEMDGPSHGTVVVASRLDNARITELSRNILQNITITPVSDRTPESLSKPAHGNNLVDSYQSIIKDISGQPALSIQITERRDLSRSGIYSRIFLSASLLILTILFMGLASWLLNRIIISPLQDLNRNLLTIGDSGLLSGRIQTRRDDEIGDLATSINTMIGSFELAQRERISSEHRLARLVELVEEGICLIGPDNLIWFANPALASIFETTPHELTGRCPETLFSPHDPEDQIQDDCVTSMKPGHHELHTRTKSGRDIWIRVTLAPYPLETGRMGELCVVTDISQYRTAEHELLLSNKKLSLLGSMTRHDIVNQLTTIRGMLGLIRRKNADTSLTQLISSAEDAAEKINKHIEFSKEYQKAGIEKPRWQDLRTVWNLAYAMSRRKGLTFTVNGENYEIYADQLLQKVFYNLIENSLKHGKNVFYITISTQREGTDLLIIYSDDGGGIPDTMKDRIFERGVGAGTGWGLFFAKEVLSLTGMDIRESGTFGIGAEFVITVPEEVFRPVPGYVSDSNPEDDPSNEEHDN, encoded by the coding sequence ATGAGACTCTATGCCAAAACCATTCTCATCATCGGGATAACCGTACTTACAATCGCTGCAATCTTACTGGTTACGTTTGAATTTACCGTGATGGGAAGCCTTTCAGGGCTTGAACAGGAGTACGCATTAGAGGATCTTCACCGGGCAGAGAATTCAGTGTACGGAGAGGGGACCCGCCTTGCCGGGATATCCCAGGACTGGGCAGTCTGGGATGATACCTATAACTACATGATATCAGGGAACCCTGAATACATCTCCTCAAACTTTGCCCCCTCAACATTGAGAGGTCTGAATCTCTACTCTATTGCTTTATACAACCTCAACGGCACACTGGTTAGTGGGATATCGACTGCCCAGCATAACATCACGTCTGATCCGATGCCGGAAAACATGGTCCGACTTCTTCAGGAAAATCCTCTCCTATCAGAATCGCATGCTGGTATACATGGGATCGTCATGGATGATCTGACTCCCCTCGTTGTATCCTCACATCCCATTCTGAACTCAGAGATGGATGGGCCATCCCATGGAACGGTTGTCGTTGCCAGCCGTCTCGACAACGCCAGGATCACAGAATTATCACGGAACATTTTGCAGAATATTACAATCACCCCGGTTTCAGACAGAACTCCTGAATCCCTCTCAAAGCCTGCACACGGGAACAACCTGGTTGATAGTTACCAAAGCATTATCAAGGATATTTCAGGACAGCCTGCTCTTTCCATCCAGATCACCGAGAGGCGGGATCTGAGTCGGAGCGGTATATATTCCAGGATTTTTTTGAGCGCTTCCCTGCTCATTCTGACGATCCTGTTCATGGGCCTTGCATCATGGCTCCTGAACCGGATTATCATCTCTCCACTTCAGGATCTGAATCGTAACCTCCTCACCATCGGAGATTCAGGCCTGCTTTCAGGAAGAATTCAGACCAGAAGGGATGACGAGATCGGGGATCTTGCCACCTCGATCAATACCATGATCGGTTCATTTGAACTGGCACAGAGGGAGAGGATCTCTTCTGAACACAGGCTTGCCCGCCTGGTTGAACTGGTAGAGGAGGGGATCTGTCTGATCGGGCCTGACAATCTGATCTGGTTCGCGAACCCTGCCCTTGCATCAATTTTTGAGACCACACCCCATGAACTCACCGGGAGATGTCCGGAAACCCTGTTCTCTCCACATGATCCAGAAGACCAGATTCAGGATGATTGTGTCACGAGTATGAAGCCAGGACATCATGAACTCCATACCCGGACGAAAAGTGGCAGAGATATATGGATCAGAGTAACTCTGGCACCATACCCACTCGAAACCGGCAGGATGGGAGAACTCTGTGTAGTCACCGATATCTCCCAGTACCGTACTGCAGAGCACGAACTCCTCCTATCCAACAAGAAACTCTCTCTCCTTGGGAGTATGACCAGGCACGACATTGTAAACCAGCTCACCACAATCAGAGGGATGCTCGGGCTCATCAGGCGTAAAAACGCAGACACCTCCCTAACCCAACTGATTAGCAGTGCTGAAGATGCCGCTGAGAAGATAAACAAGCACATCGAGTTCTCAAAAGAGTACCAGAAGGCAGGTATTGAAAAGCCTCGGTGGCAGGATCTCAGGACAGTCTGGAATCTTGCCTATGCCATGTCCAGGCGTAAGGGACTTACGTTCACAGTCAACGGGGAGAATTATGAGATCTATGCAGACCAGCTCCTTCAGAAGGTCTTCTACAACCTCATTGAAAACAGCCTGAAACATGGAAAAAATGTCTTTTATATTACGATTTCCACGCAGAGGGAGGGGACAGACCTTCTCATCATCTATAGCGATGACGGGGGCGGTATCCCGGACACTATGAAAGACCGGATCTTTGAACGGGGTGTTGGAGCAGGAACCGGATGGGGGCTTTTTTTTGCGAAAGAGGTGCTCAGTCTCACAGGAATGGATATCAGAGAGTCGGGAACATTTGGCATTGGTGCTGAGTTTGTCATCACGGTCCCTGAAGAGGTTTTCAGGCCTGTGCCTGGGTATGTATCAGACAGCAACCCTGAAGACGATCCAAGCAATGAGGAGCATGATAACTGA
- a CDS encoding type IV pilin has translation MLQDQGITEIIGAILLIGIIVGAFGIFAAFYIPSVKPTSMPHAKLSMACNETHSSDTSIEFPCVRASFGCHPGNNKTCEKDCEWRDYSSDSQLSSEQQMSEIMRCKESCMDPICSDLKRCEDLYICHLGGDALKVADVGVLINGNLIETNWEIKKISEGDMFVQIDHMSTTKNLSTGDSLRIRNPHSPVDKVLIRYTLPSGGDIALAQNQFGTDIT, from the coding sequence ATGCTACAGGACCAGGGTATTACAGAGATTATTGGTGCAATACTTCTTATCGGAATAATTGTTGGAGCTTTTGGAATTTTTGCAGCTTTTTACATCCCATCAGTCAAACCCACATCGATGCCTCATGCGAAATTGAGTATGGCATGCAATGAAACTCACAGTTCTGATACCAGTATTGAGTTTCCCTGCGTCAGAGCATCATTTGGCTGCCACCCGGGGAATAATAAAACCTGCGAGAAAGACTGTGAATGGAGAGATTATTCATCTGATTCTCAGTTATCTTCAGAACAACAGATGTCAGAGATTATGAGATGTAAGGAGAGTTGTATGGATCCCATATGTTCTGATCTGAAACGATGTGAAGATCTGTACATCTGTCACCTGGGAGGGGATGCCTTGAAAGTTGCTGACGTCGGAGTCCTGATAAATGGGAACCTGATTGAGACAAACTGGGAGATAAAAAAAATATCAGAAGGAGATATGTTTGTCCAGATCGATCATATGAGTACTACTAAAAATTTAAGCACAGGTGACTCTTTACGCATCAGAAATCCGCACAGTCCTGTTGATAAGGTGTTGATAAGATATACATTGCCTTCAGGGGGGGACATCGCTCTCGCGCAGAATCAGTTTGGAACAGATATCACGTAG
- a CDS encoding type IV pilin N-terminal domain-containing protein, which produces MRYEYAVSDIIGAVILIGVVMGGMGLLGVILLSNPPPDETPKASISSYCVRCDLNGTYEVIMYHGGGQALDRDKIQFFRHNRDGSINPITPWWVYDSTPEDCMYADIGESSHSTRETWRSSDQWKSGDSLRFRFVSLSDPTGMDIRYYPYKSSMITAEFKEDIRNSTCVKENKPDECMDPTVELAPVLKNVTQCTSGCNGYDCRAVFTYNYNGSYMSYSYSPNKPYNFIEGSDSHTNLTSFTTSGAGNDMISVNFSKRVRWWLGRSIDSGNCVVS; this is translated from the coding sequence ATGAGGTATGAGTACGCTGTATCAGATATTATCGGGGCAGTCATTCTGATCGGCGTGGTTATGGGAGGAATGGGGTTGCTCGGAGTAATTCTGCTTTCAAATCCTCCACCAGATGAAACCCCCAAGGCATCAATCAGTTCGTATTGTGTACGATGTGATCTGAACGGAACTTACGAAGTTATCATGTACCATGGAGGCGGGCAGGCACTGGACAGAGACAAAATCCAGTTTTTTCGCCATAATCGTGATGGAAGTATAAACCCGATTACCCCATGGTGGGTGTATGACTCGACACCAGAGGATTGTATGTATGCAGATATCGGGGAGAGCAGTCATTCAACACGGGAGACATGGAGGTCATCTGACCAATGGAAAAGTGGAGACTCCTTGAGATTCAGGTTTGTCAGTTTGAGTGACCCGACTGGCATGGATATCAGATATTATCCCTACAAATCTTCGATGATAACGGCTGAATTCAAAGAAGATATCAGAAACAGTACCTGCGTAAAAGAGAACAAACCTGATGAATGTATGGATCCGACTGTGGAACTGGCACCGGTCCTGAAGAATGTAACACAATGCACATCCGGCTGTAACGGTTATGACTGTCGGGCCGTTTTCACATATAATTACAATGGTAGTTATATGTCGTATTCCTACAGTCCGAACAAACCATACAACTTTATTGAGGGGTCGGACAGCCATACCAATCTTACAAGTTTTACTACATCAGGTGCGGGAAATGACATGATCTCTGTAAACTTCTCAAAAAGAGTCCGGTGGTGGCTTGGTAGATCAATTGATTCAGGAAATTGTGTGGTATCATAA
- a CDS encoding response regulator — protein MAIQVLYVDDEIPHLMLAQEYLGHSGKVELTCVSSGREAIEALSRNSYQVIVSDYQMQDMDGVALLKYIRKNFGNIPFLLFTGKGKEEVVIEALNHGADYYIRKGSDPFEQFAILEQRIIQVADRKDVQEELAAREKLYHSVRSVQNELIVDFLPDLTIIRSNEPFSILNGGAPTDMIGRKFLSDLSPEDQDELIGAIHLLTPDSAEVDLQQTLASPDRGSLTFSWHIEGVFSSEGHLVSCKATGRDISQESEARADVKEYEERYQEKATDLPKDMGDFDENVPLNFIIENTRPAGSWTLPDLIKNARSSKMHGIASTTGQDGHRAFLIFLNGEPDGGIYIDRSGVLYGDKSTLFLKDSHQFTFYPTAPEIATRFITGCRIYDKSHIRAPNVYAIPEIPSVRKGIGNITLDLRRGGRSIPGIRITIKSGGKIVGNDITSATGQTSFQLLYGDYTGVVLTETGALHNFTFKVSSPESSHVVELA, from the coding sequence ATGGCAATTCAGGTCCTGTATGTAGACGATGAGATCCCTCACCTGATGTTAGCTCAAGAATATCTAGGCCACTCAGGGAAGGTCGAACTTACCTGTGTTAGTTCTGGGAGGGAGGCAATAGAAGCCCTCTCCAGGAACTCATATCAGGTCATCGTATCTGACTACCAGATGCAGGACATGGACGGGGTTGCCCTCCTGAAATATATCCGAAAAAATTTCGGTAACATTCCATTTCTTCTATTCACCGGGAAAGGAAAAGAAGAGGTCGTCATCGAGGCCCTTAACCACGGTGCTGACTATTATATCAGAAAAGGAAGCGATCCCTTCGAACAGTTCGCAATCCTTGAACAGCGAATCATCCAGGTTGCAGACAGGAAAGATGTACAGGAAGAACTGGCAGCGAGGGAGAAACTCTACCACTCTGTCCGTTCAGTCCAGAACGAGCTGATCGTTGATTTTTTGCCAGACCTTACCATAATCCGCTCAAACGAACCGTTCTCTATCCTCAACGGAGGGGCACCAACCGATATGATCGGCAGAAAATTTCTGTCAGATCTCTCCCCCGAAGACCAGGATGAACTCATTGGAGCAATCCACCTTCTCACCCCTGACTCAGCAGAGGTAGATCTTCAACAGACCCTTGCATCACCAGACAGAGGAAGCCTGACCTTCTCATGGCACATTGAAGGGGTCTTTTCATCAGAAGGACACCTTGTGAGTTGTAAAGCAACCGGCCGCGATATCAGCCAGGAGAGCGAGGCCCGGGCTGATGTAAAAGAGTACGAGGAGAGGTACCAGGAGAAGGCAACAGATCTCCCAAAGGACATGGGTGACTTTGACGAGAACGTTCCGCTCAATTTCATCATCGAGAACACCCGTCCTGCAGGTTCGTGGACGCTGCCTGATCTGATTAAGAATGCCCGCTCTTCAAAGATGCATGGCATCGCCTCTACAACAGGCCAGGACGGCCATCGTGCATTCCTGATCTTTCTGAATGGTGAGCCGGACGGGGGGATCTATATCGACCGATCAGGAGTACTGTACGGTGATAAAAGCACTCTCTTCCTCAAGGACAGCCACCAGTTCACATTTTATCCGACTGCTCCTGAGATCGCCACCCGGTTCATCACTGGATGTCGCATCTATGATAAAAGCCACATCAGGGCTCCCAACGTTTATGCAATACCTGAGATTCCTTCAGTCAGAAAAGGGATAGGCAATATAACCCTAGACCTTCGCAGAGGCGGGAGATCGATACCCGGAATCCGCATCACCATCAAGAGCGGGGGAAAAATAGTCGGAAACGATATCACATCTGCCACCGGGCAGACCAGTTTTCAACTGCTCTATGGGGATTATACCGGTGTGGTCCTCACTGAAACCGGAGCTCTCCATAACTTTACTTTCAAGGTGAGTTCACCTGAATCATCCCATGTGGTAGAACTCGCCTGA
- a CDS encoding type IV pilin N-terminal domain-containing protein: MKEKAVSEIIGTIILVSIVLLGIGIVAVFMTSTPPPQAKSKSVLSSSCIDCGEGKFAVVIRHEGGDPINPAGMKYWLETQYPEGSKYERLKVNASKFFPAEVYSGLSHNELCYWSFNETEYGYNKSEKMINGDVSVISYIMKDS; encoded by the coding sequence ATGAAGGAAAAGGCAGTATCTGAGATTATCGGGACAATCATTCTGGTGTCGATAGTCCTTTTGGGAATAGGGATAGTCGCGGTTTTCATGACATCAACACCCCCACCTCAGGCAAAGTCAAAGTCGGTTTTGAGTTCATCATGTATTGACTGCGGGGAAGGGAAATTTGCAGTTGTCATCAGGCATGAAGGCGGGGATCCGATCAATCCGGCAGGCATGAAGTACTGGCTTGAGACACAGTATCCTGAAGGTAGTAAATATGAGAGACTCAAGGTCAATGCTTCCAAATTTTTCCCTGCAGAGGTCTACTCAGGATTAAGTCATAACGAACTCTGTTATTGGAGTTTTAATGAAACCGAATACGGATACAACAAGTCTGAAAAGATGATTAACGGGGATGTATCAGTTATCTCGTACATAATGAAAGATTCGTGA
- a CDS encoding type II secretion system F family protein: MGVFDRFKKKEATSLNPDEEAAKKILDKIELHRQYSKGSLRIIKHPLRTLTEKPVNILFASVPLGIIVFIIGFSMAIQKDGIGSLLKNSFIDDVIVITLLVILIPLVILDLQESRRIRSIEVALPNFFRDLAGMHESGMTLQGAVHLVSMSEYGALTPHIRQMDQRISWNFPFIEAVRAMGEEIPIPLVRRSVDLIARASEAGGDIVEVLRAAAKDSFEYVTQNTDRRNDMFIYVIIVLASFGVFLFVMLILVSSFLKTMADLGTTTGASSAPGFSLGGFDLALYIRIFSHGAMFQGFFSGLVAGVMGEGRVTAGLKYSVIMLLIAWIVFRVAV; encoded by the coding sequence ATGGGAGTGTTTGACCGGTTTAAAAAGAAGGAGGCGACCTCACTCAACCCGGATGAGGAGGCTGCAAAGAAGATCCTTGACAAGATAGAACTCCACCGGCAGTATTCAAAGGGGAGCCTCCGAATCATCAAGCATCCGCTCCGGACCCTCACTGAGAAGCCTGTCAACATCCTTTTTGCGTCAGTACCACTGGGTATCATCGTCTTTATCATCGGTTTCTCAATGGCAATCCAGAAGGACGGGATTGGATCGCTGCTTAAGAATTCCTTTATCGACGATGTGATCGTGATCACGCTGCTGGTTATACTCATCCCCCTGGTGATCCTAGACCTGCAGGAGTCACGGCGAATCAGGAGTATCGAGGTGGCCCTCCCGAACTTCTTCCGCGATCTTGCGGGAATGCATGAGAGTGGGATGACCCTTCAGGGTGCGGTCCATCTCGTCTCGATGAGTGAGTATGGGGCACTCACTCCCCATATCAGGCAGATGGACCAGCGGATATCCTGGAATTTTCCGTTCATCGAGGCTGTCCGTGCGATGGGAGAAGAGATTCCGATCCCGCTGGTCCGAAGAAGTGTTGATCTGATTGCCAGGGCAAGTGAGGCCGGTGGGGATATCGTTGAGGTGCTCAGGGCAGCAGCAAAGGACTCGTTTGAGTATGTGACACAGAACACGGACCGACGCAACGACATGTTCATCTATGTGATCATCGTGCTTGCCTCGTTTGGTGTATTCCTCTTCGTGATGCTGATTCTGGTCTCTTCGTTCCTGAAGACCATGGCAGATCTCGGGACAACCACCGGTGCATCATCAGCACCCGGGTTCAGCCTCGGGGGTTTTGACCTCGCTCTCTATATCAGGATCTTCTCACACGGTGCCATGTTTCAGGGTTTTTTTTCAGGGCTTGTTGCCGGCGTAATGGGTGAAGGACGAGTGACTGCAGGGCTTAAGTATTCAGTTATCATGCTCCTCATTGCTTGGATCGTCTTCAGGGTTGCTGTCTGA